Proteins from a genomic interval of Amycolatopsis sp. cg13:
- a CDS encoding cytochrome c oxidase subunit 4 — protein MKVEARIFYMVAGFAVLMTAVYWVMTALFTTDQKAEPVGIVALFLTGGLAFLAGSYMQFVSRRIEERPEDREDAEISDGAGELGFFSPGSYWPVALAACAGLAGLALAFFHIWLLVMALVALLIAVGGLVFEYHTGPEHD, from the coding sequence ATGAAGGTCGAAGCCCGGATTTTCTACATGGTGGCGGGGTTTGCCGTCCTCATGACCGCCGTCTACTGGGTCATGACCGCGCTCTTCACCACCGACCAGAAGGCTGAGCCGGTCGGCATCGTCGCGCTGTTCCTGACCGGCGGCCTGGCGTTCCTCGCCGGCAGCTACATGCAGTTCGTGTCCCGCCGGATCGAAGAGCGTCCGGAGGACCGCGAGGACGCCGAGATCAGCGACGGCGCCGGCGAGCTGGGCTTCTTCAGCCCGGGCAGCTACTGGCCGGTCGCGCTGGCCGCGTGCGCCGGTCTCGCCGGCCTCGCCCTCGCGTTCTTCCACATCTGGCTCCTCGTGATGGCGCTCGTGGCGCTGCTCATCGCGGTCGGCGGGCTGGTGTTCGAGTACCACACCGGTCCCGAGCACGACTGA